In Archangium violaceum, the following are encoded in one genomic region:
- a CDS encoding YbhB/YbcL family Raf kinase inhibitor-like protein gives MPLQISSPRFADGNPIPIAYTCEGDDLPPPLHWEGEPAGTRSFALVVEDPDAPDPKNPQRTWVHWVLYNLPPNLHDIPESLLPGGLPQQVRQGLNDWKRAGYGGPCPPIGRHRYFYRVFALDTVLPDMGPVTRQQLERAMEGHILAQAELIGTYEKVHHHH, from the coding sequence ATGCCACTGCAGATCAGCTCGCCCCGCTTCGCGGATGGAAACCCCATTCCCATCGCCTACACCTGCGAGGGAGATGACCTGCCCCCGCCACTCCACTGGGAAGGCGAGCCCGCGGGCACCAGGAGCTTCGCGCTCGTGGTGGAGGACCCCGACGCGCCAGACCCGAAGAACCCCCAGCGCACCTGGGTGCATTGGGTGCTCTACAACCTGCCCCCCAACCTCCATGACATCCCCGAGTCCCTCCTGCCCGGTGGACTCCCCCAGCAGGTGCGCCAGGGCCTCAATGACTGGAAGCGGGCAGGCTACGGAGGGCCTTGCCCCCCCATCGGCCGCCATCGCTACTTCTACCGCGTGTTCGCCCTGGACACCGTCCTGCCCGACATGGGGCCCGTCACCCGCCAACAGCTGGAGCGCGCCATGGAAGGCCACATCCTCGCCCAGGCGGAGCTGATCGGCACCTACGAGAAGGTGCACCACCACCACTGA
- a CDS encoding ATP-binding protein, translating to MPSSSAVMTPDGPGGAPYQHLETLPFALGVIRDSHIVHANAALLGLLGLPREEVLGRSFDLLSPSQRQLGSELYARMQRGEAGLADTYETVLRTATGERRVELTLSPYGPDTLVLVRDLTPRLAHRQLLQRMASLGASLPGIHSEDEVLRRVFEGLAELELSYGYLVPDGNRVWLGHAFVALGAAAGEQRLTGQHLVDVPGAWSPVLERAWHEGSAYGEDFAWEASRFVGPDWAEPVRTHLLRVGPLRAVCVRIDMEGLPRALLVVAADWLREEELPSLRLFAAQVSAALESARTISRLFTRNTALAALNRLAEVAATAPEPRAFFEPGAEEIIGLLRCNAVLLFLTTENAQALELVWHHGVNEEMARAYKRVPMRDSASQRVMEEGVPRVLSAEEFPDFIREGLKRASRTTLALVPLKARSRMVGTLVITFQQHRILSSLELETLQAMGSHFAAAIESHRLLQEVRGRAEELARLHTELKHAQQQLVEHERLAALGALSAVVAHEVRNPLGAIFNALATLRRFVGPSAPADTLVGILEEEANRLNRLVDDLLDFARPTSPLPQPVPLAHLLEEAVRTATSGQSRVRVEWALAPDVPPVPVDERMMRQAFLNLALNAVQAMPQGGTLRVAARRGTEHPGAVVEFTDTGPGIPQQLRERLFEPFFTTKATGTGLGLAIVKRTLDAHRGQIRIESPPSGGTTVVLMLPLTQESTPAHAG from the coding sequence GTGCCATCCTCATCCGCCGTGATGACGCCTGATGGACCCGGGGGGGCCCCGTACCAGCATCTCGAGACGCTGCCTTTCGCGCTGGGCGTCATCCGTGACAGCCACATCGTCCACGCCAACGCGGCGTTGCTCGGATTGCTGGGCCTGCCTCGCGAGGAGGTGCTCGGAAGATCCTTCGATCTGCTGTCTCCTTCCCAGAGACAGCTCGGCTCCGAGCTGTACGCGCGCATGCAGCGCGGCGAGGCGGGCCTGGCGGACACCTACGAGACGGTGCTCCGCACCGCCACGGGCGAGCGGCGCGTGGAGCTCACCCTCTCCCCGTACGGGCCGGACACGCTGGTGCTGGTGAGAGACCTCACCCCCCGTCTGGCCCACCGCCAGTTGCTGCAACGCATGGCCTCGCTGGGCGCCTCGCTGCCCGGCATCCACTCCGAGGATGAGGTGCTCCGCCGCGTCTTCGAGGGCCTGGCCGAGCTGGAGCTGTCCTACGGCTACCTCGTACCGGATGGGAATCGGGTGTGGCTGGGTCACGCCTTCGTGGCACTCGGGGCCGCCGCGGGCGAGCAGCGCCTCACCGGCCAGCACCTGGTGGACGTGCCGGGCGCCTGGTCTCCCGTGCTGGAGCGCGCCTGGCACGAGGGCTCCGCCTACGGGGAGGACTTCGCCTGGGAGGCCTCCCGGTTCGTGGGCCCGGACTGGGCCGAGCCGGTGCGCACGCACCTGCTGCGCGTGGGGCCGCTGCGCGCCGTCTGCGTCCGCATCGACATGGAGGGCTTGCCCCGGGCCCTCCTGGTGGTGGCCGCCGACTGGCTGCGCGAGGAGGAGTTGCCCTCGCTGCGCCTCTTCGCCGCCCAGGTGTCCGCCGCCCTGGAGTCCGCCCGCACCATCTCCCGCCTCTTCACCCGCAACACCGCGCTCGCCGCCCTCAACCGGCTGGCCGAGGTGGCCGCCACCGCTCCGGAACCTCGCGCCTTCTTCGAGCCCGGCGCCGAGGAGATCATCGGGCTGCTGCGCTGCAACGCGGTGCTCCTCTTCCTGACCACCGAGAACGCCCAGGCGCTCGAGCTGGTCTGGCACCACGGCGTGAACGAGGAGATGGCGCGCGCCTACAAGCGGGTGCCCATGCGCGACAGCGCGTCCCAGCGGGTGATGGAGGAGGGCGTCCCCCGGGTGCTGTCCGCCGAGGAATTCCCCGACTTCATCCGCGAGGGCCTCAAGCGCGCCAGCCGCACCACCCTCGCCCTGGTGCCCCTCAAGGCGCGCTCGCGCATGGTGGGCACGCTCGTCATCACCTTCCAACAGCACCGCATCCTGTCCTCCCTGGAGCTGGAGACGCTCCAGGCCATGGGCTCCCACTTCGCCGCCGCCATCGAGTCCCACCGCCTCCTCCAGGAGGTGCGCGGGCGCGCCGAGGAGCTCGCCCGCCTCCACACGGAGCTCAAGCACGCCCAGCAGCAACTGGTGGAGCACGAGCGCCTGGCCGCGCTCGGCGCGCTGTCCGCCGTGGTGGCCCACGAGGTGCGCAATCCCCTGGGCGCCATCTTCAACGCCCTGGCCACCCTGCGCCGCTTCGTCGGGCCCTCCGCCCCCGCCGACACCCTGGTCGGCATCCTCGAGGAGGAGGCCAACCGCCTCAACCGGCTGGTGGATGACCTGCTCGACTTCGCCCGCCCCACCTCGCCCCTGCCCCAGCCCGTCCCCCTCGCCCACCTGCTGGAGGAGGCCGTGCGCACCGCCACCAGTGGCCAGTCCCGCGTGCGCGTGGAGTGGGCCCTCGCCCCGGACGTGCCCCCCGTCCCCGTGGACGAGCGGATGATGCGGCAGGCCTTCCTCAACCTCGCCCTCAACGCCGTGCAGGCCATGCCGCAAGGCGGCACGCTGCGCGTCGCCGCGCGCCGCGGCACCGAGCACCCCGGGGCCGTGGTGGAATTCACCGACACCGGCCCCGGCATCCCCCAGCAGCTGCGCGAGCGCCTCTTCGAACCCTTCTTCACCACCAAGGCCACCGGCACCGGCCTGGGCCTCGCCATCGTCAAGCGCACCCTGGATGCCCACCGGGGGCAGATCCGCATCGAATCGCCTCCCAGTGGCGGGACCACCGTCGTGCTGATGCTGCCGCTCACCCAGGAGTCCACCCCCGCGCACGCGGGGTGA
- a CDS encoding carbohydrate binding domain-containing protein: MNVIRRLLGMAFVAMSVMAQEAHAGRLPESLTVSNKQLLLAGKPFVARGVNYQPVPRTGPNNWPDDWTMDTGVVINDFIKMKEMGVNTLRVYVKYDRLFQNWNEQNDPSLDMSRVDPAVLARYRTVMAEADKQGIYVIMNYWLPDGVDLRPGQQVKFNKDARTRHKLQFRNIIDVFKNRNDFPMVLMWAFGNENNFDGKRGPLTPAELFSFYQEAVSEAKSQADASHPYTVVLGDNPALDIHNTSLLNRAPAVDVWSLNIYNTEQGFKNIIQGYPLNKPLLFTEFGYDACDNTVGCDHGTWDGQGFAQAQQNQANFYKNRWENTMLPNLSATTSRALLGGVVFEWNDEWWKSAGDWSVHNDGGFNNGNLGPDYFMNEEWFGLSTALEGGVTSGRYYRSAFQELKRMWTAPITPPPTGTVQVVNPSFDREGGTQQPSGWSTWSPNGSEDADFTETHGGRQANNLHGTHYKTVPYHVFTYQTLSGLANGTYTLRAWVYSSGGQTRAEMHAKDYDGTGNIIRLPVAKTSAWTQVSIPNIQVTAGQLTLGFLSESPAYSAFYFDDVEVFRQ; encoded by the coding sequence ATGAACGTCATACGCCGGTTGCTCGGGATGGCCTTCGTCGCGATGAGCGTCATGGCCCAGGAGGCCCACGCGGGCCGACTTCCGGAGTCGCTCACCGTCTCCAACAAACAGCTGCTGCTCGCGGGCAAGCCCTTCGTCGCGCGCGGGGTCAACTACCAGCCCGTGCCCAGGACGGGGCCCAACAACTGGCCCGATGACTGGACCATGGACACAGGCGTCGTCATCAACGACTTCATCAAGATGAAGGAGATGGGCGTCAATACCCTGCGCGTCTACGTGAAGTACGACCGGCTGTTCCAGAACTGGAACGAGCAGAACGATCCCTCCCTCGACATGTCCCGGGTGGACCCGGCGGTCCTCGCCCGCTACCGCACCGTCATGGCCGAGGCGGACAAGCAGGGCATCTACGTCATCATGAACTACTGGCTGCCCGACGGCGTGGACCTCCGCCCGGGCCAGCAGGTGAAGTTCAACAAGGACGCGCGGACCCGCCACAAGCTCCAGTTCCGCAACATCATCGACGTCTTCAAGAACCGGAACGACTTCCCGATGGTCCTCATGTGGGCCTTCGGCAACGAGAACAACTTCGACGGCAAGCGGGGACCGCTCACCCCCGCGGAGCTCTTCAGCTTCTACCAGGAAGCGGTGAGCGAGGCGAAGAGCCAGGCGGATGCCTCGCACCCCTATACCGTGGTGCTGGGAGACAACCCCGCGCTCGACATCCACAACACCAGTCTGCTCAATCGCGCGCCCGCCGTGGATGTCTGGTCCCTCAACATCTACAACACCGAGCAGGGCTTCAAGAACATCATCCAGGGCTACCCGCTCAACAAGCCGCTGCTGTTCACGGAGTTCGGCTACGACGCCTGCGACAACACCGTGGGCTGTGACCACGGCACGTGGGATGGCCAGGGCTTCGCGCAGGCCCAGCAGAACCAGGCCAACTTCTACAAGAACCGCTGGGAGAACACGATGCTGCCCAACCTGAGCGCCACCACCTCGCGCGCGCTGCTCGGGGGCGTGGTCTTCGAGTGGAACGACGAGTGGTGGAAGTCCGCTGGGGATTGGAGCGTCCACAACGATGGAGGCTTCAACAACGGGAACCTCGGGCCCGACTACTTCATGAACGAGGAATGGTTCGGGCTCTCCACGGCGCTCGAAGGCGGAGTGACCAGTGGACGCTACTACCGCTCCGCGTTCCAGGAGCTGAAGCGGATGTGGACCGCCCCGATCACGCCTCCTCCCACCGGCACGGTCCAGGTCGTCAACCCGAGCTTCGATCGGGAGGGCGGGACGCAGCAGCCCTCCGGGTGGAGCACCTGGTCTCCCAATGGCTCGGAGGACGCGGACTTCACCGAGACCCATGGCGGGCGGCAGGCGAACAACCTCCACGGCACGCACTACAAGACCGTGCCCTACCATGTCTTCACCTACCAGACCCTCTCCGGACTGGCGAACGGCACCTATACGCTGCGTGCCTGGGTCTACTCCTCGGGTGGACAGACGCGCGCGGAGATGCATGCCAAGGACTACGACGGCACGGGCAACATCATCCGTCTGCCCGTCGCGAAGACGTCCGCCTGGACCCAGGTCTCCATCCCCAACATCCAGGTCACCGCCGGACAGCTCACCCTCGGCTTCCTGTCCGAGTCGCCGGCCTACTCCGCATTCTACTTCGACGATGTCGAGGTGTTCCGCCAGTAG
- a CDS encoding ATP synthase F0 subunit C, with amino-acid sequence MTNVALAFLAAGIGAGLAIIGAALGIGKLAAAAMDATGRQPAAGGDIRTTMIIAAALIEGATLFALVVCILLAIKT; translated from the coding sequence ATGACCAACGTCGCTCTCGCCTTCCTCGCCGCCGGCATCGGTGCCGGCCTCGCCATCATCGGCGCCGCCCTGGGTATCGGTAAGCTGGCCGCCGCCGCCATGGACGCCACGGGCCGTCAGCCGGCCGCCGGCGGTGACATCCGCACCACCATGATCATCGCCGCGGCGCTCATCGAAGGCGCCACGCTGTTCGCGCTGGTCGTCTGCATCCTGCTCGCCATCAAGACCTGA
- the atpB gene encoding F0F1 ATP synthase subunit A — protein MRKAMVLLVGLMAGVAFASPSAQDEHGSTAAEGGHGETRLEHEEEDVAGYILHHVSDSPEYEIEVPLSRDHRSIHLPQILIPFHDGACAPQQTDHGMVVPGLGAGCLDLSITKHTVMMWLAALLLIGSLLLFSNRDKTKLVPRGTGANLFEMLVLFVRDELAIKNIGKEEGPRYTPYLLTAFFFILFMNLLGLFPWMATATGNIAVTCGLALCTFVLTQVAGIRAAGFGGYLAHLTGGVAPWLWPIMVPVEILGLFTKPFALTIRLFANMLAGHIVIFFLLGLIFMLGHPAVALVSVPFALGIYLLELFVAFVQAYVFTMLSALFIGMGVAMGHHGHGEHEHADHKETGHSHDHGKAHMLGS, from the coding sequence ATGCGCAAGGCAATGGTTCTTCTCGTCGGGTTGATGGCCGGTGTGGCGTTCGCCTCGCCGAGCGCTCAGGACGAGCACGGGTCCACGGCCGCCGAGGGCGGGCACGGGGAGACGCGCCTGGAGCACGAGGAGGAGGACGTGGCGGGCTACATCCTCCACCACGTCTCGGACTCGCCGGAGTACGAGATCGAGGTTCCGCTGAGCCGCGACCACCGCTCCATCCACCTGCCGCAGATCCTCATCCCGTTCCACGACGGGGCGTGCGCGCCGCAGCAGACGGACCACGGCATGGTGGTGCCGGGCCTGGGGGCGGGCTGCCTGGACCTGTCCATCACGAAGCACACGGTGATGATGTGGCTGGCGGCGCTGCTGCTCATCGGCTCGCTGCTGCTCTTCAGCAACCGGGACAAGACGAAGCTGGTGCCGCGGGGCACCGGGGCCAACCTCTTCGAGATGCTCGTGCTGTTCGTGCGTGACGAGCTGGCCATCAAGAACATCGGCAAGGAGGAGGGGCCGCGCTACACGCCCTACCTGCTGACGGCGTTCTTCTTCATCCTCTTCATGAACCTGCTGGGCCTGTTCCCCTGGATGGCGACGGCCACGGGCAACATCGCGGTGACCTGCGGCCTGGCGCTGTGCACCTTCGTGCTGACGCAGGTGGCGGGCATCCGCGCCGCGGGCTTCGGCGGCTACCTGGCGCACCTGACGGGCGGCGTGGCCCCCTGGCTGTGGCCCATCATGGTGCCGGTGGAGATCCTGGGCCTGTTCACCAAGCCCTTCGCGCTCACCATCCGTCTCTTCGCCAACATGCTGGCGGGCCACATCGTCATCTTCTTCCTGCTGGGCCTCATCTTCATGCTCGGCCATCCGGCGGTGGCGCTGGTGAGCGTGCCCTTCGCGCTGGGCATCTACCTGCTGGAGCTGTTCGTGGCCTTCGTGCAGGCGTACGTCTTCACGATGCTCTCGGCGCTCTTCATCGGCATGGGCGTGGCCATGGGCCACCACGGCCACGGTGAGCACGAGCACGCGGACCACAAGGAGACGGGCCACAGCCACGACCATGGCAAGGCCCACATGCTGGGCTCCTGA
- a CDS encoding AtpZ/AtpI family protein, which produces MAEKEPGKDTEGSELGETARQMRAAEPYIAAVWKLTGGAVVGVLGGYFLDKWLGTSPWFLLGLSLVGISAGFYGFLHEMARLGKRKR; this is translated from the coding sequence ATGGCGGAGAAGGAGCCCGGGAAGGACACGGAAGGAAGCGAGCTGGGCGAGACGGCCCGGCAGATGAGGGCGGCGGAGCCGTACATCGCCGCGGTGTGGAAGCTGACGGGTGGGGCGGTGGTGGGGGTGCTGGGTGGGTACTTCCTGGACAAGTGGCTGGGGACGTCTCCCTGGTTCTTGCTGGGGTTGAGTCTGGTGGGGATCTCCGCGGGTTTCTACGGGTTCCTCCACGAGATGGCGCGGTTGGGGAAGCGGAAGCGGTGA
- a CDS encoding RNA polymerase sigma factor yields MEEDGALLGAIARGSKVAFQSYYERHVGRLLGYVLRVTKDRALAEDVVQEVFTAVWLKASSYRSEQGTPLAWMYMIARNKLVDRWRRRAPGGESMQPEAERPLLALVQADPVLSMSLERALEGLNPEQRQAVELAVLGGYTHEEAAVELAVPLGTLKSRVRMALRHLRALLTE; encoded by the coding sequence ATGGAGGAGGATGGGGCGCTGCTCGGCGCCATCGCCCGCGGCAGCAAGGTGGCCTTTCAGTCCTATTACGAGCGGCACGTGGGCCGGTTGCTGGGCTACGTGCTGCGCGTGACGAAGGACCGGGCACTGGCCGAGGACGTGGTGCAGGAGGTCTTCACCGCCGTCTGGCTGAAGGCCTCCAGCTACCGTTCCGAGCAGGGAACGCCCCTGGCGTGGATGTACATGATCGCGCGCAACAAGCTGGTGGACCGATGGCGCCGCCGAGCGCCGGGCGGAGAGTCCATGCAGCCGGAGGCGGAACGCCCGTTGCTGGCGCTCGTGCAGGCGGACCCGGTGCTGTCGATGAGCCTGGAGCGGGCGCTGGAGGGGCTCAACCCCGAGCAGCGCCAGGCGGTCGAGCTGGCGGTACTGGGCGGCTACACGCACGAGGAGGCGGCGGTGGAGCTGGCGGTGCCGCTGGGCACGCTCAAGTCCCGAGTCCGGATGGCCCTGCGGCACCTGCGCGCCCTGCTGACGGAGTGA
- a CDS encoding putative metal-binding motif-containing protein yields the protein MPSTDRLVRLSLLALGACVALAIACYEVPRVDGYYSCNADAECGDGGFVCDDGVCCREQEDPLCIGRVLDGGTCLDGGTPMTFFEDLDEDGFGNLTQPLYRCSPPQSVPTVTNSDDCNDNPAAGGRLFFPNAPEQCDGLDNSCDGVIDEGLDGGRYYRDQDNDGFGDPAQPGTFCQKPVGWADNAQDCRVDNGAVHPGALEVCNGLDDDCNLQTDDIPELNQPCVDSSRLGVCAEGRRACVGGKDTCRQLVNPASQDTCNAKDDDCDGVTDERPDCGGPTRFFADSTVVVGARHLNSALNGVVGGCLKDNTAYTNASPADTVSGDVWSGSDQYSHVFWAERDGGTWDLTRPQTTLKLWATFTSSGGTYSNPDGGLNRWASHSQPVVLLCGPGGFLRLVHPAPLLNSAGTVSITQSIPLPPPDGGAWVIGANSTSDVQGVLRQVKRVEVLVQPAATSTTGTAVGFKADFHPDFGLP from the coding sequence ATGCCCTCGACCGATCGCCTCGTCCGTCTCTCCCTGCTCGCGCTCGGCGCGTGCGTCGCGTTGGCCATCGCCTGCTACGAGGTGCCCAGGGTCGACGGCTACTACTCCTGCAATGCGGACGCGGAGTGTGGTGACGGCGGCTTCGTCTGTGACGACGGGGTGTGCTGCCGCGAGCAGGAGGATCCGCTGTGCATCGGCCGGGTGCTGGATGGGGGCACCTGTCTGGATGGCGGCACGCCGATGACGTTCTTCGAGGATCTGGACGAGGACGGCTTCGGCAACCTCACCCAGCCGCTCTACCGCTGCTCGCCGCCCCAGTCGGTGCCGACGGTCACCAACAGCGACGACTGCAACGACAACCCGGCCGCGGGTGGCCGGCTCTTCTTCCCGAACGCCCCCGAGCAGTGCGACGGCCTGGACAACAGCTGTGACGGCGTCATCGACGAGGGGCTCGACGGTGGCCGCTACTACCGCGACCAGGACAACGACGGCTTCGGCGACCCCGCGCAGCCGGGAACGTTCTGTCAGAAGCCCGTGGGCTGGGCGGACAACGCGCAGGACTGCCGCGTGGACAACGGCGCCGTCCATCCCGGGGCTCTCGAGGTGTGCAACGGCCTGGACGATGACTGCAACCTGCAGACGGACGACATCCCCGAGCTGAACCAGCCGTGCGTCGATTCCAGCCGCCTCGGGGTATGCGCCGAGGGACGCCGGGCGTGTGTCGGCGGGAAGGACACCTGCCGCCAGCTCGTCAACCCCGCGTCGCAGGACACGTGCAACGCGAAGGACGACGACTGCGATGGCGTCACGGACGAAAGGCCCGACTGCGGTGGGCCCACCCGGTTCTTCGCGGACTCCACGGTGGTGGTCGGCGCCCGGCACCTGAACTCGGCCCTCAATGGCGTGGTGGGCGGGTGCTTGAAGGACAACACCGCCTACACGAATGCCTCCCCGGCGGACACGGTGTCGGGCGATGTGTGGTCCGGCTCGGACCAGTACAGCCACGTCTTCTGGGCGGAGCGGGACGGGGGGACGTGGGACCTGACGCGTCCCCAGACCACGCTCAAGCTGTGGGCCACCTTCACCAGCTCCGGAGGTACCTACAGCAACCCGGATGGAGGGCTGAACCGTTGGGCCTCCCACAGCCAGCCGGTCGTGCTCCTGTGTGGGCCGGGGGGCTTCCTCCGGCTGGTGCACCCCGCCCCCCTGCTCAACTCGGCGGGGACGGTCTCCATCACCCAGAGCATCCCCCTGCCGCCTCCGGACGGGGGGGCCTGGGTCATTGGCGCCAACAGCACCTCGGACGTCCAGGGCGTGCTCCGCCAGGTGAAGCGGGTGGAGGTGCTGGTCCAGCCGGCGGCCACCTCCACCACGGGGACGGCCGTCGGCTTCAAGGCCGACTTCCATCCGGACTTCGGCTTGCCCTAG
- a CDS encoding DUF2378 family protein, with translation MLMTDERVVFGNAFHGVFQIALNGKLSAAARSALGRMGLHIDRQPLSFYPLSVWRPSLDIIVRDLFPNLPLEEAYRLLGRKMVLDVSETVLGRGALALGRALGPRRLLMRMNHNFRNIDNYVQMQLTELAPTQYEVFINETLGVPSYYQGLLEAALGSTGAREPHVQRVRTDGTSCTYRVEWRS, from the coding sequence ATGCTGATGACGGATGAGCGCGTGGTATTCGGCAACGCCTTCCATGGCGTCTTCCAGATTGCACTCAACGGAAAGCTTTCCGCCGCGGCTCGAAGCGCGCTCGGCCGCATGGGGCTCCACATCGACCGGCAGCCCCTCTCCTTCTACCCGCTGTCCGTCTGGCGCCCCTCGCTCGACATCATCGTCCGCGACCTCTTCCCCAACCTGCCTCTCGAGGAGGCCTACCGCCTGCTCGGCCGGAAGATGGTGCTCGACGTCAGTGAAACCGTGCTCGGCCGCGGCGCGCTCGCCCTCGGCCGCGCCCTCGGGCCCCGCCGCCTTCTCATGCGGATGAACCACAACTTCCGCAACATCGACAACTACGTGCAGATGCAGCTCACCGAGCTGGCTCCTACCCAGTACGAGGTCTTCATCAACGAGACCCTCGGCGTGCCCTCCTACTACCAGGGCCTCCTCGAGGCCGCCCTCGGCTCCACCGGCGCCCGTGAGCCCCATGTCCAGCGCGTCCGCACCGACGGCACCAGTTGCACGTACCGCGTCGAGTGGCGCTCGTAG
- a CDS encoding ankyrin repeat domain-containing protein gives MISIMSLFDAVLAGDLARVQVLLDGGADPNPFDAEGRTPLMLAAELGREDIVRSLLAGGADPILTDRVGETALGKAAAHGHGRIAAILYPLASEDEQLMARALLKVGTDFFNLPAQPAQPPDEFRRKLASASAYIAGKLGDDSPSQRLERLHRAEKNSKKS, from the coding sequence ATGATCTCGATCATGTCCCTCTTCGATGCCGTCCTGGCCGGTGACCTGGCCCGCGTTCAGGTGCTCCTCGATGGTGGCGCCGACCCCAACCCCTTCGACGCTGAAGGTCGCACCCCCCTCATGCTCGCCGCCGAGCTCGGCCGGGAAGACATCGTCCGCTCCCTGCTCGCCGGTGGCGCCGACCCCATCCTCACCGATCGCGTCGGAGAGACCGCTCTCGGCAAGGCCGCCGCTCACGGCCACGGCCGCATCGCCGCCATCCTCTACCCCCTCGCCTCCGAGGACGAGCAGCTCATGGCTCGCGCACTCCTCAAGGTCGGCACCGACTTCTTCAACCTCCCCGCCCAACCCGCTCAGCCCCCGGACGAGTTCCGCCGCAAGCTCGCCTCCGCCAGCGCCTATATCGCCGGCAAGCTCGGCGATGACTCCCCCTCCCAACGGCTCGAGCGCCTGCACCGCGCCGAGAAGAACTCCAAGAAGTCTTGA
- a CDS encoding cupin domain-containing protein — protein sequence MKPANHPPTERLLAYATGAVDVPMRLLVETHLSFCARCAREVGRLGEPGGTLLEAVPEEPVPEDLFGRIWAEAGRHEQPRRVEGLPLPPGLLAELPPPERWHWHPVPGGGCRMARLVKDVSGGSGLYLIQMNPGARFPRHAHLGVEEGLVVAGGAWDRGRFLEEGDWGSAPAGSRHEVIADAKEGCWTLVREERDAVRLSGWWGVLQRTASLLRH from the coding sequence ATGAAGCCCGCGAACCATCCCCCTACCGAGCGGCTCCTGGCCTATGCCACGGGGGCCGTGGACGTGCCCATGCGCCTGCTGGTGGAGACGCACCTGTCCTTCTGTGCCCGATGCGCGCGGGAGGTGGGGCGCCTGGGAGAGCCCGGAGGCACGCTGCTGGAGGCCGTGCCGGAGGAACCGGTGCCGGAGGACCTCTTCGGGCGCATCTGGGCGGAGGCGGGCCGGCACGAGCAGCCGAGACGCGTGGAGGGGTTGCCACTGCCGCCGGGGCTGCTGGCGGAGCTGCCGCCGCCGGAGCGCTGGCATTGGCACCCGGTACCGGGAGGGGGCTGCCGGATGGCGCGCCTGGTGAAGGACGTGTCGGGCGGGAGTGGGCTCTACCTGATTCAGATGAATCCGGGGGCGCGTTTTCCGAGGCACGCGCACCTCGGGGTGGAGGAGGGGCTGGTGGTCGCGGGAGGAGCGTGGGACCGGGGACGCTTCCTGGAGGAGGGAGACTGGGGAAGCGCGCCGGCGGGCTCGAGGCACGAGGTGATCGCGGACGCGAAGGAAGGGTGCTGGACGCTGGTGCGAGAGGAGCGAGATGCGGTGCGGCTCTCCGGCTGGTGGGGCGTCCTCCAGAGGACCGCGTCCCTCCTGCGCCACTGA